One Bacillus sp. FJAT-52991 genomic region harbors:
- a CDS encoding ABC transporter permease — MKPLFHNEWERLWSKKSSFLFLLLIPFLVFITAIQSLENNKILEKTDPQYSFWSNFPVMSLAEVFMLYFNIVAVLLVVMSFTYEYRTGQLRMILQRSYSFSKVFLAKYIVVLLYLFLLLAFYFVCSLVAGLIFFEGAEEVYLFYQHEPVTQIKSLSYSVDYYLLSFLSLTAVASTAIFVGVVSRSSTSAFAVTAVFLLVSMLYPVLLGMFGEAIGYSQYVYFSLIEIQFSGVVQMLTNNLFLRRWIFSILVIYIVLGTSASLWVFSKRDSLH; from the coding sequence ATGAAGCCCTTATTTCATAATGAATGGGAACGGCTTTGGAGCAAAAAAAGTTCATTTCTTTTTTTACTTCTAATCCCATTCCTTGTTTTCATCACTGCCATTCAATCTTTGGAAAATAATAAAATTCTCGAAAAAACGGATCCACAGTATTCTTTCTGGTCGAATTTTCCTGTTATGAGTTTGGCTGAAGTCTTTATGCTGTATTTTAATATTGTTGCTGTTTTGTTAGTCGTAATGAGCTTTACCTATGAATACAGGACGGGTCAGCTGAGAATGATCCTGCAAAGAAGCTATAGTTTTTCGAAAGTGTTTTTGGCGAAGTATATTGTTGTTTTGTTATATCTATTCTTATTGCTGGCTTTCTATTTCGTTTGTTCTTTAGTTGCGGGATTGATCTTTTTTGAAGGTGCAGAAGAAGTATACCTTTTCTATCAGCATGAGCCGGTTACGCAAATAAAATCTTTATCTTACAGTGTAGACTATTATCTTCTATCTTTCCTTTCGCTGACAGCTGTAGCTAGTACGGCGATCTTCGTGGGAGTTGTAAGCAGATCATCAACATCTGCTTTTGCCGTAACAGCAGTTTTTTTGCTAGTTTCCATGCTTTATCCGGTACTTCTAGGAATGTTTGGAGAAGCAATTGGCTATTCCCAGTATGTCTATTTTTCTCTTATTGAGATACAGTTTAGCGGAGTTGTTCAAATGCTTACGAATAACCTGTTTTTAAGGAGATGGATATTCTCAATATTGGTGATCTATATCGTCTTAGGCACGAGTGCTTCTCTATGGGTGTTTTCTAAGAGAGATTCCTTACATTAA
- a CDS encoding ABC transporter ATP-binding protein: protein MPRHIARGGPKPQIKDVTQTLKRLASYLAKRKGLLFLVIIMVAASSALGLLGPYLVGVAIDEFIVTGDKEGLLSLLFQLGLVYFFYSLAIFLQNYWMAGIAQKTVFEMRTGLFDHLHQLPLSFFDQRQHGELMSRVTNDIENVSSTLNSSVIQIVSSVLTLTGAVIVMLSLSPLLTAVTLLIVPLMYIGMKWITNRTSRLFKEQQRHLGELNGYIEEAVSSKHIVKMFSKEEKIAAEFGRRNAELKRAGYWAQTYSGFIPKLMNVLNNLSFTFIAGVGGWLALKGIISVGVIVIFAEYSRQFTRPLNDLANQFNTLLSAIAGAERVFDIIDTEREEQEEDGLDKVETIHGEIEFRDVSFSYVESKETLQGINFSVRPGEMLALIGPTGSGKTTIINLLARFYDPDDGQILLDGKESTKISRKDLRKHMGFVLQDTFLFEGTIRENIRYGRLEATDEEVEKAAQEANAHSFIMKLPDGYDTKLKHEGSGISQGQKQLLAIARAILANPAILILDEATSSIDTITEIHIQQALDRLMKGRTTITIAHRLNTIARANHILNLGADPQHVNAQG from the coding sequence ATGCCAAGGCACATCGCTAGGGGTGGACCAAAGCCGCAAATTAAAGATGTCACTCAAACGCTCAAAAGGCTAGCAAGTTACTTGGCAAAGCGCAAAGGCTTGCTCTTTCTCGTAATCATTATGGTCGCTGCGAGCTCGGCATTAGGTTTGCTAGGACCTTATCTTGTTGGAGTAGCGATTGATGAATTTATTGTCACCGGAGATAAAGAAGGGCTGCTTTCCTTGCTCTTTCAGTTAGGGCTTGTGTACTTTTTTTATTCCTTGGCGATCTTTTTGCAAAATTATTGGATGGCTGGAATTGCTCAAAAGACGGTATTTGAAATGAGAACGGGGCTGTTTGATCATCTGCATCAATTGCCGCTATCTTTTTTCGATCAGCGTCAACATGGGGAGCTAATGAGCCGGGTGACGAATGATATCGAAAATGTAAGCAGCACGCTCAATAGCTCGGTTATTCAAATTGTTTCTAGTGTATTAACGTTGACAGGAGCCGTGATCGTGATGCTTTCACTTAGTCCACTGTTGACGGCCGTGACGTTGTTAATTGTTCCTCTGATGTACATTGGAATGAAGTGGATCACAAACCGGACAAGCCGGTTATTTAAAGAACAGCAACGCCATTTAGGTGAATTAAATGGCTATATTGAAGAAGCGGTATCTAGTAAGCATATTGTCAAAATGTTTTCGAAAGAGGAGAAGATCGCGGCAGAATTCGGTCGACGGAATGCAGAGTTAAAGCGGGCTGGCTATTGGGCACAAACATACTCTGGTTTTATCCCGAAGCTGATGAATGTGCTTAATAATTTAAGTTTTACTTTCATTGCTGGTGTAGGCGGCTGGCTCGCACTAAAAGGGATTATATCTGTCGGTGTGATTGTGATTTTTGCGGAATATTCGCGGCAATTTACTCGCCCGCTCAATGATTTAGCGAATCAATTTAATACGTTATTGTCTGCCATCGCTGGGGCAGAACGGGTATTTGACATTATAGATACAGAACGAGAAGAGCAGGAAGAAGATGGATTGGACAAAGTAGAGACGATCCATGGAGAGATTGAATTTCGGGATGTGTCGTTTTCCTATGTAGAGAGCAAGGAGACTCTGCAAGGGATTAATTTTTCTGTTCGTCCTGGTGAGATGTTAGCTCTAATTGGACCGACTGGATCAGGAAAAACAACAATCATTAACTTGCTGGCTCGTTTTTATGACCCAGATGACGGGCAGATTTTGCTAGATGGCAAAGAGAGTACAAAAATCTCGCGAAAAGATTTACGGAAGCATATGGGATTTGTGCTTCAGGATACATTTTTATTTGAAGGGACGATTCGCGAAAATATTCGCTATGGTCGGCTAGAGGCAACGGATGAAGAAGTAGAGAAAGCCGCGCAGGAAGCGAATGCTCATTCGTTTATTATGAAGCTACCTGATGGGTACGACACGAAGCTGAAGCATGAAGGGAGCGGCATTAGCCAAGGACAAAAGCAGCTGCTTGCCATTGCTCGGGCTATTTTAGCCAATCCAGCGATTTTAATATTAGACGAAGCAACAAGCAGTATTGACACTATCACCGAAATACACATCCAACAAGCCCTAGACCGCCTTATGAAAGGGCGAACAACCATCACCATCGCTCATCGCCTCAACACCATCGCCCGAGCCAATCACATCCTTAACTTAGGAGCAGACCCTCAACATGTTAACGCGCAAGGCTAG
- a CDS encoding 2,3-butanediol dehydrogenase, with product MKSARWYKANDIRVENVEEPQITTGKVKIKVEWAGICGSDLHEYAAGPIFVPVDAPHPISKDIAPIIMGHEFSGTVVEVGEGVTKVSVGDPVVVEPILSCGECAACKKGKYNLCDGLGFHGLSGGGGGFAEYTMVDEHMVHKMPEGLSFEQGALVEPAAVALHSVRLSKLKAGDKAAVFGTGPIGLLVIEALKAAGASEIYAVELSPERIAKAEELGAIGVNPAEVDAVAKLKELSDGGVDVAFEVTGVPVVLQQSIDCTNFEGETIIVSIWETGAEFHPNNIVLKEKTVKGIIAYRDIFPAVMELMKQGYFQAEHLVTKRIQLDDIVTEGFDALLKEKNQVKILVKPE from the coding sequence ATGAAAAGTGCACGTTGGTATAAAGCAAATGATATTCGTGTGGAGAACGTGGAAGAACCTCAAATTACAACAGGGAAAGTAAAAATTAAAGTAGAGTGGGCTGGTATTTGCGGAAGTGATTTACATGAATATGCAGCTGGTCCTATTTTCGTTCCAGTAGACGCTCCTCATCCTATCAGTAAAGATATCGCACCTATTATTATGGGTCATGAATTTTCTGGTACAGTCGTTGAAGTTGGCGAAGGAGTAACAAAAGTAAGTGTTGGCGATCCAGTCGTTGTAGAACCAATTCTTTCTTGTGGTGAATGTGCCGCTTGTAAAAAAGGGAAATACAATCTTTGTGATGGATTAGGCTTCCACGGTTTATCAGGCGGAGGCGGCGGTTTCGCTGAATATACAATGGTTGATGAGCATATGGTGCATAAAATGCCAGAAGGATTGTCTTTTGAACAAGGCGCTTTAGTTGAACCAGCAGCTGTTGCTCTTCATTCTGTCCGTCTAAGCAAGTTAAAAGCGGGAGATAAAGCAGCCGTATTTGGCACAGGTCCGATCGGTCTTTTAGTGATTGAAGCCTTAAAAGCAGCCGGTGCCTCTGAAATTTATGCGGTGGAGCTTTCTCCAGAGCGAATCGCGAAAGCAGAAGAGCTTGGAGCCATCGGTGTGAATCCTGCAGAAGTAGATGCAGTGGCGAAATTGAAAGAGCTATCTGACGGTGGCGTTGACGTAGCATTTGAGGTCACTGGTGTACCAGTTGTTCTTCAACAATCCATTGATTGTACAAACTTTGAAGGTGAAACGATTATCGTCAGTATCTGGGAAACTGGTGCAGAGTTCCACCCAAATAATATCGTCCTAAAAGAAAAAACAGTGAAGGGGATCATCGCTTACCGCGACATCTTCCCTGCTGTGATGGAGCTTATGAAACAAGGATACTTCCAAGCAGAGCACCTTGTCACAAAGCGCATTCAGCTAGATGATATTGTCACAGAAGGCTTCGATGCCCTTCTTAAAGAAAAGAATCAAGTGAAAATTTTAGTAAAACCAGAATAA
- a CDS encoding SprT family zinc-dependent metalloprotease, which produces MIHTYLGETINFHITYKKKKSVRLYVDSYGNVEVQAPKGTPVEYVIQLLEEKWDWIQKTRKEMNERMRGPQEKAYDQGEGFLYLGNTYPIQISQDANIAQDNAVFEGDKLHIYVKELKDEKIQQALKRFYYKQCKALVEKSIKVHQSNFKTKPRSIRITDSSRTWGTCDSNLQLTFNWKLAMAPLRVIDYVVVHEMCHMVHLNHDRSFWRLVGKIMPDYKEMENWLALSSWKMTV; this is translated from the coding sequence ATGATACATACATATTTAGGTGAGACAATTAATTTTCATATAACTTACAAGAAGAAAAAATCAGTACGTCTTTATGTAGATTCTTACGGAAATGTTGAAGTACAAGCTCCAAAAGGGACACCAGTTGAATACGTGATCCAATTGTTAGAGGAGAAATGGGATTGGATTCAGAAAACACGTAAGGAAATGAATGAGAGAATGCGCGGACCGCAGGAGAAGGCTTATGATCAAGGAGAGGGCTTTTTGTATTTAGGAAACACGTATCCGATACAGATTTCTCAAGATGCAAATATTGCGCAAGACAATGCAGTTTTTGAAGGGGATAAGCTACATATTTATGTGAAAGAGCTTAAGGATGAGAAAATCCAGCAGGCTTTAAAGCGATTTTACTATAAACAGTGTAAAGCGTTAGTGGAGAAGAGTATTAAAGTGCATCAAAGCAACTTTAAAACAAAACCAAGGTCCATTCGTATTACAGATAGTAGTCGTACGTGGGGAACTTGTGATTCCAATCTACAGTTAACGTTTAATTGGAAGTTAGCAATGGCACCACTGAGGGTGATTGATTATGTAGTCGTTCACGAAATGTGCCATATGGTCCATCTAAATCATGATCGCTCTTTTTGGCGCCTCGTCGGGAAGATAATGCCTGATTATAAAGAAATGGAAAACTGGTTAGCGTTATCAAGCTGGAAAATGACTGTTTAG
- a CDS encoding LysM peptidoglycan-binding domain-containing protein translates to MENKRMETRQERIAKLKRMRAYQRNSKWIGATFAVSLTAVSMFGQPEEAKACDCATSYTVKKGDTIYSLAEKYQVSVEQLKSKNGFTSDTLYVGQQITVPTLDENNQPLHLQGVEEESDNSENTIINKEPEQKVEQSAKLKEKETPSTPPQVTMANPTEKVDTRSTTEKIEKPIQQTMPQQAGKNGSVIHTVQSGDSLWKIANKYGTTIEQIRKDNNLKSDALTIGQKLIINQKGAPTKPGSGQKPVETPKPKPPANSASTVTHIVQSGDSLWKIANKYGTTIEQIRKDNNLKSDALTIGQKLIINQKGTPAKPGSGQKPVEKPKPKPPANSASTVTHIVQSGDSLWKIANKYGTTIEQIRKDNNLKSDALTIGQKLIINQKGTPAKPGSGQKPVEKPKPKPPANSASTVTHIVQSGDSLWKIANKYGTTIEQIRKDNNLKSDALTIGQKLIINKKGTPTKPGSGQKPVEKPKPKPPANSASTITHIVQSGDSLWKIANKYGTTIEQIRKDNNLKSDALTIGQKLIINKKGTPTKPGSGQKPVEKPKPKPPANNASTVTYIVQSGDSLWKIANKYGTTIEQIRKDNNLKSDALTIGQKLIITPKGKATKTNSGQKLVIHTDKQQTNKKEPGKIPGQQINKKPKEASSNTIIVKNGDSLSLLAKKYNISVEKLMKDNQLTSTTLQAGQKIVIDHDQVTSAKQPSVTYQVKAGDTLYSLADRFNTEVNQLMELNQLQYPIAVIGTNLQIPADHVKRSQGMIVGAIDNTSIEVLIDDKHQALEVSYGSSHNYQSKEGQQVLLTYTKGSADQRPALINVAKI, encoded by the coding sequence ATGGAAAACAAGAGAATGGAAACTCGCCAAGAAAGAATTGCCAAATTAAAAAGGATGAGGGCCTATCAGCGAAATTCTAAATGGATTGGTGCGACTTTCGCGGTTTCACTAACTGCTGTATCGATGTTTGGGCAGCCAGAAGAAGCAAAGGCTTGCGATTGTGCCACTTCTTATACGGTGAAAAAAGGAGATACCATTTATTCTTTAGCTGAAAAATATCAAGTATCCGTTGAACAGCTAAAAAGTAAAAATGGCTTCACCTCGGACACGCTGTATGTTGGCCAGCAAATAACAGTCCCAACTCTTGATGAAAATAATCAGCCGCTTCATTTACAAGGAGTGGAAGAGGAAAGTGACAACTCCGAAAACACAATTATAAATAAGGAACCTGAGCAGAAGGTTGAACAATCAGCAAAATTGAAAGAAAAGGAAACACCCTCGACGCCACCTCAAGTAACGATGGCCAATCCGACAGAAAAAGTAGACACACGATCTACTACAGAGAAAATTGAAAAGCCTATTCAGCAAACAATGCCTCAACAAGCAGGAAAAAATGGCTCAGTTATTCATACCGTTCAATCAGGGGATAGTCTGTGGAAGATCGCGAACAAATATGGGACGACCATTGAACAAATCAGAAAAGATAATAACTTAAAATCGGACGCCTTAACGATCGGTCAAAAATTAATCATTAACCAAAAAGGGGCACCGACTAAACCAGGTAGCGGTCAAAAACCAGTAGAGACTCCAAAGCCGAAGCCGCCAGCCAATAGTGCTTCGACCGTGACTCATATCGTTCAATCAGGGGATAGCCTGTGGAAGATCGCGAACAAATATGGGACGACCATTGAACAAATCAGAAAAGATAATAACTTAAAATCGGACGCCTTAACGATCGGTCAAAAGTTAATTATTAACCAAAAAGGGACACCGGCTAAACCAGGTAGCGGTCAAAAACCAGTAGAGAAGCCAAAACCGAAGCCGCCAGCCAATAGTGCTTCGACCGTGACTCATATCGTTCAATCAGGGGATAGCCTGTGGAAGATCGCGAACAAATATGGGACGACCATTGAACAAATCAGAAAAGATAACAACTTAAAATCGGACGCCCTAACGATCGGTCAAAAGTTAATTATTAACCAAAAAGGGACACCGGCTAAACCAGGTAGCGGTCAAAAACCAGTAGAGAAGCCAAAACCGAAGCCGCCAGCCAATAGTGCTTCGACCGTGACTCATATCGTTCAATCAGGGGATAGCCTATGGAAGATCGCGAACAAATATGGGACGACCATTGAACAAATCAGAAAAGATAATAACTTAAAATCGGACGCCCTAACAATCGGTCAAAAGTTAATCATTAACAAAAAAGGGACACCGACTAAACCAGGTAGCGGTCAAAAACCGGTAGAGAAGCCAAAGCCGAAGCCGCCAGCCAATAGTGCTTCGACGATCACTCATATCGTTCAATCAGGGGATAGCCTATGGAAGATCGCGAACAAATATGGGACGACCATTGAACAAATCAGAAAAGATAATAACTTAAAATCGGACGCCCTAACAATCGGTCAAAAGTTAATCATTAACAAAAAAGGGACACCGACTAAACCAGGTAGCGGTCAAAAACCAGTAGAGAAGCCAAAACCGAAGCCGCCAGCCAATAATGCTTCGACCGTGACTTATATCGTTCAATCAGGAGATAGTCTATGGAAGATCGCGAACAAATATGGGACGACCATTGAACAAATCAGAAAAGATAATAACTTAAAATCGGATGCCTTAACGATTGGTCAAAAATTAATCATTACACCAAAAGGGAAAGCAACAAAAACGAATTCGGGCCAAAAGCTAGTTATTCATACAGATAAACAACAGACAAATAAAAAAGAGCCAGGCAAAATACCCGGCCAACAGATAAACAAAAAGCCAAAAGAGGCTTCCTCTAATACTATTATCGTCAAAAATGGCGATTCTTTATCACTTTTAGCAAAAAAATATAATATTTCAGTAGAAAAATTGATGAAAGACAATCAATTAACGTCTACTACACTACAGGCTGGACAAAAAATTGTGATTGATCATGATCAAGTTACTTCAGCTAAACAGCCGAGTGTCACGTATCAAGTCAAAGCAGGAGACACATTATATTCCCTAGCTGATAGATTCAATACAGAAGTCAATCAGCTAATGGAGTTAAATCAGCTGCAATATCCAATAGCGGTCATTGGAACAAACCTTCAAATTCCTGCTGATCATGTAAAGAGAAGTCAAGGAATGATCGTTGGAGCGATTGATAATACTTCCATCGAAGTGCTGATAGATGACAAGCATCAAGCATTAGAAGTTTCTTACGGATCTTCACACAACTATCAATCCAAAGAGGGTCAACAAGTATTGCTCACTTATACAAAAGGCAGTGCCGATCAACGCCCAGCGTTAATCAATGTAGCAAAGATTTAA
- a CDS encoding tRNA-dihydrouridine synthase, giving the protein MIDNFWRDLPRPFFVLAPMEDVTDVVFRHVVSEAGRPDVFFTEFTNSDSYCHPDGIKSVRGRLTFTEDEQPMVAHIWGDNPDYFRQMSIGMAELGFKGIDINMGCPVPNVASRGKGSGLILRPDVAAELIQAAKAGGLPVSVKTRLGYKDVNEWEEWLTHILKQDIANLSIHLRTREEMSQVDAHWELIPEIKKLRDRIAPNTLLTINGDIPDRQTGLQLAQQYGIDGVMIGRGIFKNPFAFEKEPKEHSSKEYLDLLRLQLDLQDQYAEVLPRSITGLHRFFKIYVKGFHGAAELRNQLMSTKSTDEVRALLDNFEKNVNGTGDSEMM; this is encoded by the coding sequence ATGATAGATAACTTTTGGCGTGATTTACCACGACCATTTTTTGTACTTGCACCGATGGAAGATGTGACAGATGTTGTTTTTCGTCACGTAGTAAGTGAAGCCGGTCGACCGGATGTATTTTTTACAGAGTTTACAAACTCGGATAGCTATTGTCATCCAGATGGGATCAAAAGTGTGCGTGGCCGTTTGACCTTTACAGAAGATGAACAGCCAATGGTGGCACATATTTGGGGGGATAATCCCGACTATTTCCGTCAAATGAGTATTGGCATGGCAGAGCTAGGATTTAAAGGCATCGATATTAATATGGGCTGCCCTGTCCCGAATGTGGCATCGAGAGGGAAAGGTAGTGGCCTTATTTTACGTCCAGATGTTGCGGCAGAACTTATTCAAGCAGCAAAAGCGGGTGGATTGCCTGTCAGCGTGAAAACAAGACTTGGCTATAAGGATGTAAATGAGTGGGAGGAGTGGCTAACGCATATTTTAAAACAGGATATTGCGAACCTTTCTATTCATTTACGTACAAGAGAGGAAATGAGCCAAGTAGATGCGCATTGGGAGCTAATTCCGGAAATCAAAAAATTACGTGACCGTATCGCACCAAATACGCTACTAACAATCAATGGAGACATTCCTGACCGTCAAACGGGGCTGCAGCTTGCCCAGCAATATGGTATTGATGGCGTTATGATCGGGCGAGGTATTTTTAAAAATCCGTTTGCTTTTGAAAAAGAGCCAAAAGAGCATAGCAGTAAAGAATACCTTGATCTTTTAAGACTGCAGCTTGATCTTCAAGATCAATATGCGGAAGTACTGCCACGTTCCATCACAGGGCTTCACCGCTTTTTCAAAATTTATGTTAAAGGATTCCATGGAGCTGCTGAATTAAGAAATCAATTGATGAGTACGAAATCAACAGATGAAGTGCGTGCATTGCTTGATAACTTTGAAAAGAATGTTAATGGGACAGGAGACAGTGAAATGATGTAA
- a CDS encoding response regulator transcription factor: MSLSKILVAEDDKEISHLVQRTLQNEGYETEVVDNGEDALNCIKSFQYDLIILDIMLPKIDGLEVLQNIRQHKNTPVMILSAKGGEQDKVLGLGLGADDYISKPFFIGELLARVRAQLRRYLYLNETKKEDSQKILKYDDLELNRDTYSVAIKNEKIALTAKEFAILELLFTHPAKVFSKSQIFSHIWKEDFHTDDNTVMVHINRLRNKIEADPSTPKYIQTVWGIGYRFAGEEK, from the coding sequence GTGAGCCTTTCGAAGATATTGGTGGCCGAAGATGACAAGGAAATTAGTCATTTAGTTCAGAGAACGCTGCAAAATGAAGGATATGAAACAGAAGTGGTTGATAATGGGGAAGATGCGCTGAATTGTATTAAAAGTTTTCAATATGATTTGATCATCTTGGATATAATGCTGCCTAAAATAGATGGATTAGAGGTATTGCAGAACATCAGGCAGCATAAAAATACACCCGTAATGATTTTAAGTGCCAAAGGGGGAGAACAGGATAAAGTGTTGGGGTTAGGGCTTGGAGCTGATGATTATATTTCTAAGCCTTTTTTTATTGGCGAGCTTCTGGCAAGAGTGAGAGCCCAGCTTAGACGTTATCTTTATTTAAATGAAACAAAGAAAGAAGACTCCCAAAAAATTCTTAAATATGATGATTTAGAATTGAACCGAGATACATATTCAGTAGCAATTAAAAATGAAAAGATTGCGTTAACGGCTAAGGAATTTGCCATTTTAGAGCTTCTGTTTACACATCCTGCGAAGGTATTCAGTAAATCACAAATCTTTTCACATATTTGGAAAGAGGATTTTCATACTGATGATAATACTGTAATGGTTCATATTAACCGTCTACGTAATAAAATTGAAGCGGATCCTTCCACTCCAAAATATATACAGACTGTATGGGGGATAGGCTACCGGTTCGCAGGTGAAGAGAAATGA
- the rlmD gene encoding 23S rRNA (uracil(1939)-C(5))-methyltransferase RlmD gives MAKIQAPVQKNEIIDVVFEDLTHDGQAVAKIEGYPLFVAGALPGEKGSIQATKLNKGYGFGRLIELKETSPFRQEPECPIYSQCGGCQLQHLSYEGQLQAKEKQVRDVMERIGKLEDVTIHPVLGANDPWRYRNKAQVPVGEENGGLVAGFYQKRSHSIINMEQCLIQHEKSDEVIQKVRAICDRYGIKAYDEAKHKGTLRHIMARYGKITGEVMVVLVTRTEDFPNKKKIIEEITEQIDGVTSIIQSINSKKTNVILGDTTKVLWGNEVIYDYIGDIKFAISARSFYQVNPEQTKVLYDKALEYANLTGEEQVIDAYCGIGTISLFLAQKAKKVYGVEIVPEAIEDANRNAELNGITNVEFAVGEAETVIPDWYKQGITADVLVVDPPRKGCDETLLQTIIDMKPKKVVYVSCNPATLARDLRVLEDGGYKTVEIQPVDMFPMTTHCESVAWLELV, from the coding sequence GTGGCAAAAATTCAAGCCCCTGTGCAAAAAAATGAAATCATTGATGTTGTATTCGAAGACTTAACGCATGACGGTCAAGCCGTCGCTAAAATTGAAGGTTATCCATTATTCGTGGCAGGTGCACTGCCTGGCGAAAAAGGAAGCATTCAAGCAACGAAACTCAATAAAGGCTACGGCTTTGGCCGTTTGATCGAATTAAAAGAAACAAGCCCGTTTAGACAAGAGCCAGAATGTCCTATTTACTCGCAATGCGGCGGCTGTCAGCTTCAGCACTTATCATACGAAGGCCAGCTACAGGCGAAGGAAAAACAAGTTCGCGACGTGATGGAGCGAATCGGCAAGCTAGAAGATGTAACCATTCACCCCGTACTCGGTGCGAATGATCCATGGCGTTACCGCAATAAAGCGCAAGTGCCGGTCGGTGAAGAAAACGGCGGCTTAGTCGCAGGATTTTATCAAAAACGGAGCCATTCCATCATTAATATGGAACAATGCCTCATCCAGCACGAAAAAAGTGATGAAGTCATTCAAAAAGTAAGAGCCATTTGCGACCGCTACGGCATCAAAGCCTATGATGAAGCAAAACATAAAGGCACGCTCCGCCACATCATGGCTCGCTACGGCAAAATAACAGGAGAAGTCATGGTCGTGTTAGTCACACGCACAGAAGACTTCCCAAATAAAAAGAAGATCATCGAAGAAATCACCGAACAAATCGACGGTGTCACATCGATCATCCAAAGCATCAACTCGAAAAAAACAAACGTCATCCTTGGTGACACAACAAAAGTTCTCTGGGGCAACGAAGTCATTTACGACTACATCGGTGATATTAAATTCGCCATCTCGGCACGATCTTTTTATCAAGTCAACCCAGAACAAACGAAAGTTCTTTATGACAAAGCGTTAGAATACGCCAACTTAACAGGAGAAGAACAAGTCATTGACGCCTACTGCGGCATTGGCACGATCTCCTTATTCTTAGCGCAAAAAGCGAAGAAAGTATACGGTGTAGAAATTGTCCCTGAAGCCATCGAAGACGCCAACCGCAACGCCGAATTAAACGGAATCACCAACGTCGAATTCGCTGTCGGAGAAGCGGAAACCGTTATTCCTGACTGGTATAAACAAGGCATTACCGCTGATGTCCTCGTTGTCGACCCGCCGAGAAAAGGCTGTGACGAAACGTTACTGCAAACAATCATTGATATGAAGCCAAAGAAAGTCGTGTATGTTTCTTGTAACCCGGCGACATTGGCACGAGATTTAAGAGTGTTAGAAGATGGTGGGTATAAGACAGTGGAGATCCAGCCGGTGGATATGTTTCCGATGACTACTCATTGTGAATCGGTGGCGTGGTTGGAGTTGGTATAA
- a CDS encoding DUF1456 family protein — MDMSNNDILKRVRYAMDIKDIDMVEIFKLGGMEVTKEEVVDMLTTVKKSPQHEAENNDVVENDYVLTCDIMMLESFLNGFITFKRGKQDPKPGQPAGQAMPLQTNESANNLLLKKMKIALSLTSEDVLDILDSVGVKVSKGELGALLRKKGHMNYRECGDRYARNFLKGLAVKYRG; from the coding sequence ATGGATATGAGCAATAACGATATATTAAAAAGAGTAAGATATGCTATGGATATAAAAGATATAGATATGGTGGAAATTTTTAAACTTGGTGGTATGGAAGTAACGAAAGAAGAAGTAGTCGATATGCTTACAACAGTAAAGAAAAGCCCACAACATGAAGCTGAAAATAATGATGTAGTCGAAAATGATTACGTACTAACATGCGATATTATGATGTTAGAGTCATTTTTAAATGGTTTTATTACTTTTAAAAGAGGAAAGCAAGATCCGAAACCAGGGCAACCGGCTGGACAAGCAATGCCTTTACAAACTAATGAAAGTGCCAATAACCTTCTTCTAAAGAAAATGAAAATAGCACTATCATTAACGAGTGAGGATGTGCTTGATATACTAGATAGCGTAGGGGTTAAGGTATCAAAAGGAGAGTTAGGCGCTCTATTAAGAAAGAAAGGTCATATGAATTACAGAGAGTGCGGTGATAGATACGCAAGGAATTTCTTAAAGGGACTAGCTGTTAAATATAGAGGATAA